The following are encoded together in the Paraburkholderia sp. BL10I2N1 genome:
- a CDS encoding SLC13 family permease, producing MDAAANLSPAMLGLGLAGMLISLGLLIWFAYRGWSVLLLAPIAAMLAAAISREPVLAHWTLTFMGSAARFIAQFFPLFLLGALFGKLMEDSGSVQAIARFMTEKLGPRRAMLAVVIGGALVTYGGVSLFVAFFVLAPMAQALFQAANIPRRLMPAAIALGTSTFTMSALPGTPAIQNAIPMPFFGTTPFAAPGLGIIASIVMAAFGLWWLGRQEASARRAGQGFETVGVGAREADDELVRERAIVSQSFDPREIEQGHVSEQLPPFGIAIVPLVLVVCGNFVMNVIVLPRIDASYLAEARWGSTSLSAVAGVWGVCVALAIAIVALLLLNRSRLAALRESIDAGANASVLPVLSVGSLVGYGAVIAALPAFELVRSWVLGIGGGPLVSLAVATNLLAALTGSASGGMTIALDALGSTYMQLAAQHNIDPALLHRVAVISSGTLDSLPHNGAVVTLLGVCGSTHRDSYRDIVMVGIVGALLALVVVIVLGSILGTF from the coding sequence ATGGACGCTGCTGCCAACCTCAGTCCCGCGATGCTCGGTCTCGGCCTCGCCGGCATGCTGATCAGCCTCGGGCTCCTGATCTGGTTCGCGTATCGCGGCTGGAGCGTGCTGCTGCTGGCGCCGATCGCGGCAATGCTGGCCGCCGCCATCTCGCGAGAGCCCGTCCTCGCGCACTGGACGCTGACCTTCATGGGCAGCGCCGCGCGCTTCATTGCGCAGTTCTTCCCGCTGTTCCTGCTGGGCGCGCTGTTCGGCAAATTGATGGAGGACAGCGGTTCGGTGCAGGCCATCGCCCGTTTCATGACGGAAAAGCTCGGGCCGCGCCGCGCGATGCTGGCCGTCGTGATCGGCGGCGCGCTGGTGACCTATGGCGGCGTGAGTCTCTTCGTCGCGTTTTTCGTGCTTGCGCCGATGGCGCAGGCGCTCTTCCAGGCGGCCAATATTCCGCGCCGGCTGATGCCCGCCGCCATCGCGCTCGGCACCTCGACCTTCACGATGTCGGCGCTGCCCGGCACGCCTGCGATCCAGAACGCAATTCCGATGCCGTTCTTCGGCACGACGCCGTTTGCCGCGCCGGGGCTTGGCATCATTGCCAGTATCGTGATGGCGGCCTTCGGACTGTGGTGGCTCGGCCGTCAGGAAGCCAGCGCGCGCCGTGCGGGGCAGGGTTTCGAGACGGTCGGCGTTGGCGCGCGGGAAGCCGACGACGAACTCGTGCGTGAACGCGCAATCGTTTCGCAGAGTTTCGATCCGAGGGAGATCGAGCAAGGGCACGTCAGTGAGCAACTGCCGCCGTTCGGCATCGCCATTGTTCCGCTCGTGCTCGTCGTGTGCGGCAACTTCGTCATGAACGTGATTGTCCTGCCGCGTATCGATGCCTCTTATCTGGCAGAGGCGCGCTGGGGCAGCACGTCGCTATCGGCGGTGGCAGGCGTGTGGGGCGTGTGCGTGGCGCTCGCCATCGCGATCGTCGCACTGTTGCTCCTGAATCGCTCGCGCCTCGCGGCGTTGCGTGAAAGTATCGATGCGGGGGCGAACGCATCGGTGTTGCCCGTGCTGAGCGTCGGCAGCCTCGTCGGCTATGGCGCGGTGATCGCGGCGCTGCCGGCGTTCGAGCTCGTGCGCAGCTGGGTGCTCGGGATCGGCGGCGGTCCGCTCGTTTCCCTTGCCGTCGCCACCAATCTGCTTGCTGCGTTGACGGGTTCCGCATCGGGTGGCATGACCATCGCGCTCGATGCGCTCGGCAGCACGTACATGCAGCTTGCCGCGCAACATAACATCGACCCGGCACTGCTGCATCGCGTCGCGGTCATCTCTTCCGGCACCCTCGACAGCCTGCCGCATAACGGCGCCGTCGTCACGCTACTGGGTGTGTGCGGGTCGACCCACCGCGACAGCTACCGGGACATCGTCATGGTCGGCATCGTCGGCGCCCTTCTCGCGCTCGTCGTGGTGATCGTTCTTGGCTCGATTCTTGGGACGTTCTGA
- a CDS encoding DASS family sodium-coupled anion symporter, whose translation MSSPKPEVESARTSAQPAPVKHGPPVGLIAGVIALVVVLFLPLPDTLPPAGQRMLAILAFAVVVWLTEAVSYEASAIIITSLIAFLVGTAPTIKDPGVLYGTSAAISMALAGFSNSALALVAGALFISAAMTVTGLDKRIALFTLSLIGTTTRRILIGSIAVTIVLSLVVPSATARSACVVPIMMGVIAAFGVDRRSNIAAGIMIVVAQATSIWNVGIQTAAAQNLLTVGFMDKMMGARVTWLDWLIAGAPWAIVMSAVLLFIVLKMLPPETDSLAGGKEAVARALVELGPMTGPQKRLLAVSIGLLLFWATEGKLHPFDTTSVTYVGLVILMLPRIGVMDWKTVQGRIPWGTVIVFGVGISLGTALLTTQAGQWLGELVAQHTGLDSASPFTAFAILSAFLILIHLGFASATALTSAMLPILISVLQSMQGDFNRLGLTMLLGYVVSFGFMLPINAPQNMVCLATDTFTAKQFSRVGVVLTVVGYLLLMLFAATWWRWLGWL comes from the coding sequence ATGAGCTCTCCGAAGCCCGAGGTCGAATCCGCCAGGACGTCCGCCCAGCCCGCTCCGGTGAAGCACGGCCCGCCGGTCGGTCTGATTGCAGGGGTGATTGCGCTCGTTGTCGTGCTGTTTCTCCCGCTGCCCGATACGTTGCCGCCGGCAGGTCAACGGATGCTCGCGATTCTCGCGTTCGCGGTGGTGGTCTGGTTGACCGAGGCGGTGTCGTACGAGGCGAGCGCGATCATCATCACGTCGCTGATCGCGTTTCTTGTCGGTACTGCGCCGACGATCAAGGATCCCGGCGTGCTGTACGGCACCTCGGCAGCAATCAGCATGGCGCTGGCCGGTTTTTCCAATTCCGCGCTGGCGCTGGTTGCGGGCGCATTGTTCATCTCGGCCGCAATGACGGTCACCGGGCTCGACAAACGTATCGCGCTCTTTACGCTGTCGCTGATCGGCACCACCACGCGACGCATCCTGATCGGCTCGATCGCCGTGACCATCGTGCTGTCGCTCGTGGTGCCGAGCGCCACTGCGCGCAGCGCCTGCGTGGTACCGATCATGATGGGGGTGATCGCCGCGTTCGGCGTCGACAGGCGTTCGAACATCGCGGCCGGGATCATGATTGTCGTGGCTCAGGCCACCAGCATCTGGAACGTGGGGATTCAGACCGCCGCCGCGCAGAACCTGCTGACCGTGGGCTTCATGGACAAGATGATGGGCGCGCGCGTCACCTGGCTCGACTGGCTGATCGCTGGCGCGCCGTGGGCGATCGTAATGTCGGCGGTGCTCCTCTTCATCGTGCTGAAGATGTTGCCGCCCGAAACTGACAGCCTCGCGGGCGGCAAGGAGGCCGTCGCGCGCGCGCTCGTCGAACTCGGCCCGATGACAGGTCCGCAGAAGCGTTTGCTGGCGGTGTCGATCGGTCTGCTGCTGTTCTGGGCGACCGAAGGCAAGCTGCATCCGTTCGATACCACGTCGGTCACCTATGTGGGCCTCGTGATCCTGATGTTGCCGCGGATCGGCGTGATGGACTGGAAAACGGTGCAGGGCCGCATTCCGTGGGGCACGGTCATCGTGTTCGGGGTTGGCATCAGCCTTGGCACCGCGCTACTCACGACACAGGCCGGCCAGTGGCTCGGCGAACTGGTCGCGCAGCACACGGGCCTCGACAGCGCGAGCCCCTTCACGGCATTCGCGATTCTGTCGGCGTTCCTGATCCTGATACACCTCGGTTTCGCGAGTGCAACGGCGTTGACTTCTGCGATGTTGCCGATTCTGATATCCGTGCTGCAGTCGATGCAGGGCGACTTCAACCGGCTCGGTCTGACGATGCTGCTCGGTTACGTCGTGAGCTTTGGTTTCATGCTGCCGATCAATGCGCCGCAAAACATGGTGTGCCTCGCCACCGACACGTTCACTGCAAAACAGTTTTCGCGCGTCGGCGTGGTGTTGACGGTGGTCGGCTATCTGCTGCTGATGCTGTTTGCCGCGACGTGGTGGCGCTGGCTCGGCTGGCTTTGA
- a CDS encoding 2-hydroxyacid dehydrogenase: MKPSLLVLIPLLGDSHADISASFDIIHAPTPAQRSQAIADHGGTIRAVLSNGTTGLTAAEIEQLPQLEFVGALGAGYENIAVDHARARNIVVVNGAGTNDDCVADHAFALLLAVVRDVPQRDIATRNGVWRDALPMRPAVSGKRLGIVGLGNIGQKVVRRAAGFNLETGYHNRRPREGATSRYFDSLLALAQWSDYLVIATPGGASTHHLIDRAVLEALGPKGFLINVSRGSVVDTAALAVALTEGTIAGAGLDVYEGEPHPPQALLPLRNVVLTPHTGGTSPESNAASVRNFIDNATRHFAGEAVLTPI, translated from the coding sequence ATGAAGCCTTCATTGCTGGTGCTGATTCCCCTCCTTGGGGACAGCCACGCGGATATCTCCGCTTCGTTCGACATCATCCACGCTCCCACTCCCGCCCAACGCAGCCAGGCCATTGCCGACCACGGCGGCACGATCCGTGCGGTGCTGAGCAATGGCACGACTGGCCTCACGGCCGCAGAGATCGAGCAGCTGCCACAGCTAGAATTCGTCGGTGCACTCGGCGCGGGCTATGAAAACATCGCCGTCGATCATGCGCGGGCGCGCAACATCGTTGTCGTCAACGGTGCAGGCACCAACGACGACTGTGTGGCCGATCACGCGTTCGCGCTGCTGCTGGCGGTGGTGCGAGACGTGCCGCAACGGGATATCGCGACGCGCAATGGCGTCTGGCGCGACGCGCTGCCGATGCGGCCTGCGGTGTCGGGCAAGCGGCTCGGCATCGTAGGTCTTGGCAACATCGGACAGAAGGTGGTGCGGCGCGCGGCGGGCTTCAATCTGGAGACCGGCTATCACAACCGCAGACCGCGCGAAGGCGCGACAAGCCGCTATTTCGACAGCCTGCTGGCGCTCGCCCAATGGAGCGACTATCTCGTGATCGCCACGCCAGGCGGTGCATCGACGCATCATCTGATCGACAGGGCAGTGCTCGAGGCGTTGGGGCCGAAGGGTTTTCTGATCAACGTATCGCGCGGGAGCGTGGTGGATACGGCGGCGCTGGCTGTTGCGCTCACGGAAGGAACGATCGCAGGGGCGGGACTGGACGTCTACGAGGGCGAGCCGCATCCGCCGCAGGCGTTGCTGCCTTTAAGGAATGTCGTGCTTACGCCGCATACCGGTGGCACGTCGCCCGAGTCGAATGCGGCATCGGTACGGAATTTTATCGACAACGCTACGCGTCATTTTGCGGGTGAAGCGGTGCTTACGCCGATCTGA
- a CDS encoding OsmC family protein — translation MATYTATVAWSGNGSKFTDNRYSRAHQWSFDGGTVVPASSSPHVVRVPFSDPVAVDPEEGYIAALSSCHMLWFLSIAAQEGYVIEAYRDEAEGTMAKNDAGKEVMTRVVLKPAVSFGGDKVPSDEALRHLHHEAHEACYLANSVKTVIEVEGSWTHPAMR, via the coding sequence ATGGCCACTTATACGGCAACCGTCGCCTGGAGCGGTAACGGGAGCAAGTTCACGGACAATCGTTACAGTCGAGCCCACCAATGGAGTTTCGACGGCGGGACGGTCGTGCCCGCATCGAGTTCACCGCATGTCGTGCGCGTGCCATTCTCGGATCCAGTGGCGGTCGACCCGGAGGAGGGTTACATCGCCGCGCTTTCCAGTTGTCACATGCTGTGGTTTCTGTCGATCGCGGCGCAGGAGGGGTATGTGATCGAGGCGTATCGCGACGAGGCCGAAGGCACGATGGCGAAGAATGACGCGGGCAAGGAAGTGATGACCCGCGTGGTGCTCAAGCCGGCCGTCTCGTTCGGCGGTGACAAGGTGCCATCGGATGAGGCGCTGCGTCATCTGCACCATGAGGCGCACGAGGCGTGTTATCTGGCCAATTCGGTGAAGACGGTGATCGAAGTAGAGGGCAGCTGGACGCATCCGGCGATGCGTTGA
- a CDS encoding helix-turn-helix domain-containing protein — protein MPNESARDAAAGSGIATTRFSTHSLAASEQLLAWRSRVGHVVDVPPSKRQLAQGFAGHIDLYAVGGMIFTDCSTDALMLERSVARVSTDSRRDFVFHVFLDGEIGNVTGMHRKRSAAEPVKGIVAFDLNQPFRNERPACRLLSLFVPRDIVEAGLPDAGSIHGRIVQQGSPLGHLILDHAAAISREMPKLDRHGATDALTAGAQLLIAAFRKESRVTGAGRASLQAAVMGQVRRYVEANLHQGNLTPASVVDELQLKRATIYRWFEHEGGLGTYIRNRRLREAAEELVRFPHLQVMEIAYGLGFKSASDFTRAFRRAFDISPQDMRARAVELLNGGT, from the coding sequence ATGCCGAACGAATCAGCCCGCGACGCAGCAGCAGGTTCCGGTATCGCGACGACCCGTTTCAGCACGCACTCGCTCGCCGCCAGCGAGCAACTGCTGGCCTGGCGCTCGCGCGTGGGGCATGTGGTCGACGTACCGCCTTCAAAGAGGCAACTGGCACAAGGGTTCGCCGGCCACATCGACCTTTATGCGGTCGGCGGGATGATTTTCACGGACTGCAGCACGGACGCGCTGATGCTCGAGCGCTCGGTGGCGCGTGTTTCCACCGATTCGCGCCGGGATTTCGTCTTTCACGTGTTCCTCGATGGAGAGATCGGCAACGTCACCGGCATGCATCGCAAGCGCAGTGCCGCCGAGCCGGTGAAAGGCATCGTCGCGTTCGACTTGAACCAGCCGTTCAGGAACGAACGGCCGGCCTGTCGCCTTCTGAGTCTGTTTGTACCGAGGGATATCGTGGAGGCAGGTCTGCCGGACGCCGGGTCGATCCATGGCCGGATCGTCCAGCAAGGCTCGCCGCTTGGCCACCTGATTCTGGATCACGCGGCGGCAATCAGCAGGGAAATGCCGAAGCTCGACCGTCACGGCGCCACAGACGCGCTGACGGCTGGCGCCCAACTGCTCATCGCCGCGTTCCGTAAGGAGTCGCGCGTGACGGGCGCCGGCCGCGCTTCGTTGCAGGCCGCCGTGATGGGGCAGGTGCGGCGTTATGTCGAAGCCAATCTGCATCAGGGTAATCTCACGCCCGCAAGCGTCGTCGACGAACTGCAACTGAAGCGCGCGACCATCTATCGCTGGTTCGAGCATGAGGGCGGGCTTGGTACGTATATCCGCAATCGCCGGTTACGCGAGGCTGCCGAAGAACTGGTCCGTTTCCCGCACCTGCAGGTGATGGAAATCGCCTACGGGCTTGGCTTCAAGAGCGCATCGGATTTCACGCGGGCGTTTCGTCGCGCCTTCGATATCAGCCCCCAGGACATGCGCGCCCGTGCCGTCGAACTGCTAAACGGCGGCACGTAA
- a CDS encoding MFS transporter, whose product MTITSPTRADLTRTIVAIVIGNGFVAYDFTVYSFSAVLIGNLFFPSANPAASLLLSLATFGAGFVMRPLGAIMIGHIADGHGRKAGMTLSLTLMTIGTWMIACLPTYASIGPLATVLIVVARLMQGLAAGGEIGPASASLMESVPYERRCFMVSWRGASQGAAAFAAALVGAGTTALVSPAAMQEWGWRIPFMLGGLIGPVGWYLRRRMPMAASEKTVRFMPGRMFAEHARPLIYGILCMAAPSVSIYITVFHMPAYLVRTLHRPAAISLLTACLSGLAILVVTPLAGRIADRLASRKTLQYLTMTASLVAAWPAFWALTHGVSDVVALVIITAFVALAVNNAGAGSMLMLEAFPRHRRAAALAVIYSLGAVIFGGFSPFFVAWLISLTGNPMVPAWYLMAATGVTLVALNRFPEHRSAERVPYGGHVAG is encoded by the coding sequence ATGACAATAACAAGCCCGACCCGTGCCGATCTCACACGAACCATCGTGGCGATCGTGATCGGTAACGGCTTCGTCGCTTACGACTTCACGGTCTACAGCTTCTCGGCGGTCCTGATCGGGAATCTGTTCTTTCCATCCGCCAACCCGGCGGCGTCCCTTCTGCTGTCGCTCGCCACCTTCGGCGCAGGCTTCGTGATGCGCCCGCTTGGCGCGATCATGATCGGCCACATCGCGGACGGCCACGGCCGCAAGGCCGGCATGACCCTTTCGCTCACCCTGATGACCATCGGCACCTGGATGATCGCGTGCCTGCCGACCTATGCATCGATTGGTCCGCTGGCGACGGTGCTTATCGTCGTCGCGCGGCTGATGCAGGGGCTCGCGGCAGGCGGGGAGATCGGGCCGGCGTCGGCATCGCTGATGGAGTCAGTGCCGTATGAGCGACGTTGTTTCATGGTGAGCTGGCGCGGCGCGAGCCAGGGCGCGGCTGCATTTGCAGCGGCGCTGGTCGGAGCGGGCACCACTGCGCTAGTTTCGCCCGCGGCGATGCAGGAATGGGGATGGCGCATTCCTTTCATGCTGGGCGGCCTGATCGGCCCGGTCGGCTGGTATCTGCGCCGCCGCATGCCCATGGCCGCCAGTGAAAAGACTGTCCGGTTCATGCCCGGACGCATGTTCGCGGAGCACGCTCGCCCGCTCATCTACGGCATTCTTTGCATGGCCGCGCCTTCGGTGAGCATCTATATCACCGTGTTCCATATGCCGGCCTACCTCGTTCGGACACTGCATCGGCCAGCCGCGATCAGCCTGCTGACAGCCTGCCTGTCCGGACTCGCGATCCTTGTGGTCACGCCGCTGGCTGGCCGTATCGCCGACCGCCTCGCCAGCCGCAAGACGCTTCAGTATCTGACCATGACGGCGTCGCTGGTCGCAGCATGGCCTGCGTTCTGGGCGCTAACGCACGGGGTCAGCGACGTCGTCGCGCTCGTCATCATCACCGCATTCGTGGCGCTTGCGGTGAACAACGCCGGCGCGGGTTCGATGCTGATGCTCGAGGCTTTTCCGCGGCATCGGCGAGCCGCGGCGCTGGCCGTGATCTACAGCCTGGGCGCGGTCATCTTCGGTGGATTCTCGCCGTTCTTCGTCGCCTGGCTCATCAGCCTGACCGGCAACCCGATGGTCCCCGCGTGGTATCTGATGGCGGCGACCGGCGTCACGCTCGTCGCACTGAACCGCTTTCCCGAACATCGTTCCGCTGAACGTGTCCCGTACGGTGGTCACGTAGCCGGTTGA
- a CDS encoding tetratricopeptide repeat protein gives MPYFGIGLHVIIAIYFAVHAVRSGQGMYWLFILFAFPMLGSVVYLFAIYLPSLRHSRSARVATRAIAQFVDPNRAVREARAEFDRAPTVQHRMRLGAALLAAGNAGEALEHYQAAANGPFANDPTLLLGLAQAQFSVGNHAAADATLSSLFAVNPQARRQSEPALLHARTLSALGAPGTRAAFEQALTCASDAAPRCLFADWLAGQTDEADHRRATSLYAEIAHDAKYWPRHAREHNREWLQRAQAALALSSTRR, from the coding sequence ATGCCATATTTCGGAATCGGTCTTCACGTCATTATCGCGATTTACTTTGCCGTGCATGCGGTACGCAGCGGCCAGGGCATGTACTGGCTTTTCATCCTGTTTGCGTTCCCGATGCTGGGCAGCGTGGTGTATTTATTCGCCATCTACCTGCCGAGCCTGCGCCACTCGCGCAGCGCCCGCGTCGCCACGCGGGCCATCGCGCAGTTCGTCGACCCCAATCGTGCCGTGCGCGAGGCGCGCGCCGAATTCGACCGTGCGCCCACCGTCCAGCATCGCATGCGGCTAGGTGCTGCATTGTTGGCGGCCGGCAACGCCGGGGAAGCGCTCGAGCACTATCAGGCCGCCGCGAACGGCCCCTTTGCCAACGACCCAACGCTATTGCTAGGCCTCGCGCAGGCGCAGTTTTCAGTCGGTAACCATGCGGCAGCCGACGCGACCTTGTCGAGCCTGTTCGCGGTCAATCCGCAGGCACGTCGTCAATCGGAACCTGCCTTGCTCCATGCGCGCACCCTGTCCGCATTGGGAGCGCCCGGCACACGCGCGGCCTTCGAGCAGGCGCTGACCTGCGCCAGCGACGCAGCACCCCGCTGCCTGTTCGCCGACTGGCTGGCCGGGCAAACGGATGAGGCGGACCACCGCCGGGCCACCAGCCTGTACGCGGAAATCGCGCATGACGCCAAATACTGGCCGCGCCACGCCAGGGAACACAACCGGGAATGGCTGCAGCGCGCACAGGCAGCGCTAGCCCTGTCGTCGACGCGCCGATGA
- a CDS encoding helix-turn-helix domain-containing protein, giving the protein MARSLEIVGDRWTILILREMYMGASRYEEIQIQTEATPQMLATRLKSLEADGMIERHPYSEKPLRHEYRLTEKGRSFYPVIHALRAWGETWCKDKSEEIAVHFVHRECGHDVGLGTVCPECGIPVERKDLDASLGSQFAKERAERRAAFKRK; this is encoded by the coding sequence GTGGCGCGGTCGCTGGAAATCGTGGGTGATCGCTGGACCATCCTGATTCTCAGAGAGATGTACATGGGCGCATCGCGCTACGAAGAAATACAGATTCAGACCGAGGCGACGCCACAGATGTTGGCGACGCGTCTGAAGTCTCTTGAGGCCGATGGGATGATCGAGCGTCATCCATATAGCGAAAAGCCGCTGCGCCACGAATATCGGCTGACCGAGAAGGGAAGGTCGTTTTATCCGGTCATCCACGCGCTACGTGCATGGGGCGAAACCTGGTGTAAGGACAAGAGCGAAGAGATTGCGGTGCATTTCGTGCATCGTGAATGCGGTCACGATGTGGGTCTGGGTACGGTATGCCCCGAGTGCGGTATCCCGGTCGAACGAAAAGATCTGGATGCCTCACTGGGCAGTCAGTTTGCGAAGGAGCGCGCAGAGCGGCGCGCTGCTTTCAAAAGGAAATAG
- a CDS encoding IS630 family transposase: MSRGRHATPVKLANKERQELLSLIERKTATQRDVMRARIALWAHEGHSNTVIARELGVSVQTVCLWRKRIARQGVLGIREGERSGRPPRITHEARLQLIALACEAQEPEGRVTPTLDEIAARAVERGVVGQISRSHVQRILQAGDVRPHRVRQWLHSPDPAFREKVNVICKLYRKAPRNAVVLSIDEKTGIQAIERKHPGRAPAPGRLRRREFEYIRHGTQALIAALDVHTGKVLAECRERRTQDDLVAFMERVAAAYPDKQVHVVWDNLNSHRAQAVWQAFNVRHGKQFHFHFTPLHASWVNQIELWFARYTRRVLRHASHTSTAHLRERTGQFVGEHNQAARPFKWSFRGYPLQSGAS, translated from the coding sequence ATGAGTCGAGGCCGCCATGCAACGCCAGTGAAGCTGGCGAATAAAGAACGACAGGAACTGCTATCGCTGATTGAGCGGAAAACGGCTACGCAGCGAGATGTGATGCGGGCGCGTATCGCGTTGTGGGCCCACGAGGGTCACTCCAATACGGTGATTGCGCGGGAACTGGGTGTCTCGGTGCAAACGGTCTGCCTGTGGCGCAAGCGCATTGCCCGGCAAGGTGTCCTGGGTATTCGCGAGGGCGAGCGCAGTGGCCGTCCGCCACGCATCACGCACGAAGCGCGACTGCAGTTGATTGCGCTGGCGTGTGAAGCACAGGAACCTGAGGGACGGGTCACGCCGACACTCGACGAGATTGCGGCGCGTGCCGTGGAGCGTGGCGTCGTCGGGCAGATCAGCCGCAGTCACGTGCAGCGCATTCTGCAGGCCGGCGACGTACGCCCGCACCGGGTCCGGCAATGGCTGCACAGTCCGGACCCGGCCTTTCGCGAGAAGGTCAACGTGATTTGCAAGCTGTACCGCAAGGCGCCGCGAAACGCGGTAGTGCTCAGCATCGACGAGAAGACCGGCATTCAGGCCATTGAGCGCAAGCACCCGGGACGGGCACCCGCGCCAGGACGGCTGCGTCGCCGTGAATTCGAATATATCCGTCACGGCACCCAGGCGTTGATTGCTGCGCTCGATGTGCATACCGGAAAGGTGTTGGCAGAGTGCCGCGAGCGGCGCACCCAGGACGATCTGGTAGCCTTCATGGAACGCGTGGCAGCCGCGTACCCGGACAAACAGGTGCACGTGGTTTGGGACAATCTGAACTCGCATCGCGCCCAGGCCGTCTGGCAGGCGTTCAATGTGCGGCATGGCAAGCAGTTTCATTTCCACTTCACGCCGTTGCACGCAAGCTGGGTCAATCAGATCGAACTCTGGTTTGCCCGTTATACGCGCCGGGTGCTGCGCCATGCCAGCCACACCAGCACCGCGCACCTGCGCGAGCGCACCGGGCAGTTCGTCGGCGAGCACAATCAGGCCGCACGCCCCTTCAAATGGAGTTTCCGGGGCTATCCGCTGCAAAGCGGTGCATCGTAA
- a CDS encoding thioredoxin family protein, producing MEQHRIVSREEWLAAHKAHLAEEKALTHARDALAAKRRALPWAKVDKTYSFDTPHGRKTLAELFNVRSQLIVYHFMLGPDWDEGCPGCSFLSDHIDGALLHVEQRDVAYVAVSRAPLAKIEAFRKRMGWHFRWVSSHGSDFNYDYHVSFTPEQRAKGKVYYNFDMTEVTAQGFDSDELPGVSVFYKDEAGDVFHTFSAYGRGAEPLIGAYNLLDLTPKGRDEEHNMMDWLRHHDRYAEVRSDAGAGASAAAAAQAAQHEAGRSCH from the coding sequence ATGGAACAGCATCGAATCGTTTCAAGGGAAGAATGGCTCGCTGCGCACAAGGCGCATCTGGCCGAGGAAAAGGCTTTGACGCACGCACGCGACGCGCTTGCGGCGAAGCGCCGCGCGTTACCGTGGGCAAAGGTCGACAAGACCTATAGCTTCGATACGCCGCATGGCCGCAAGACGCTGGCTGAACTGTTCAACGTCCGCAGCCAGCTGATCGTCTATCACTTCATGCTAGGGCCGGACTGGGACGAGGGGTGCCCGGGCTGCTCGTTCTTGTCCGATCATATCGACGGTGCACTGCTGCATGTCGAGCAGCGCGATGTCGCCTATGTCGCTGTATCGCGCGCACCACTTGCGAAAATCGAAGCGTTCAGGAAACGCATGGGCTGGCATTTTCGCTGGGTGTCGTCGCATGGCAGCGACTTCAACTACGACTATCACGTGTCGTTCACGCCCGAACAGCGGGCCAAAGGCAAGGTGTACTACAACTTCGACATGACCGAAGTCACGGCGCAGGGCTTCGATAGCGACGAACTGCCGGGTGTCAGCGTGTTCTATAAGGACGAGGCCGGCGATGTGTTCCATACGTTCTCCGCATATGGACGCGGCGCCGAGCCGCTCATCGGCGCCTACAACCTGCTCGACCTCACGCCGAAGGGACGCGACGAAGAGCACAACATGATGGACTGGCTGCGTCATCACGATCGTTATGCCGAGGTTCGTAGCGATGCGGGTGCAGGTGCCAGCGCGGCTGCGGCCGCGCAGGCAGCGCAACACGAAGCGGGACGATCTTGCCACTAG